Proteins encoded within one genomic window of Rhododendron vialii isolate Sample 1 chromosome 1a, ASM3025357v1:
- the LOC131326885 gene encoding putative UPF0481 protein At3g02645 — MAKSSIFDSRSQEIQWINQIKKIVEDEVKVDIEVPVCIFNIPATLASFKPEAYKPQLMGLGPYHHCDPDLYDMERYKLAAVTRLQKQFKTLEFEQLVDKLMEFECTVRLCYHKYLDIEGNTLMWIMAIDGLFLLEFLTNKDDSEAAHLVDSAGKKLYHDSILSDVMLLENQIPFFLFSKIRSIQYSQDDLHDNCLPSILTTFCHSISPVKLKAFPLTGVLDRSHLLDLLYHMIVPELADQLTQEAPATQKSVTESKSSQQADSANSYQIFTTLWKILSSLKITKKIADNVKKIITGVPALSFLAAKAEESIKSENSQPKPVQVEKIMIPSASNLSKFAGVEFCPSSPTTGDILTIKFDEKEKKFYLPIITLNVHSEAIIRNLIAYEASTVSDSLVFARYTELLNGIIDTAEDAKLLREKKIIVNKLKSDDEVLQLFDGIGKSVRLTNAPYFDKTIEDVNKFFYNSRRFRIYSGVRKYVFGSWKILTFFAGILLLLLTGLQSFCSVYTCPNMINSAVPN, encoded by the coding sequence ATGGCAAAATCATCAATATTTGATTCAAGATCTCAAGAGATACAATGGATCAACCAGATCAAAAAAATTGTGGAAGACGAAGTGAAAGTTGACATAGAAGTTCCTGTGTGCATCTTTAACATTCCTGCAACTCTAGCTTCTTTCAAGCCAGAAGCTTACAAGCCTCAGCTTATGGGTTTGGGACCGTACCACCATTGCGATCCCGATCTCTACGATATGGAACGGTACAAGCTCGCTGCAGTGACTCGGCTCCAGAAGCAGTTCAAAACCCTGGAATTCGAGCAACTCGTCGATAAGCTTATGGAATTCGAGTGCACGGTTCGGTTATGTTACCACAAGTATTTGGACATTGAAGGTAATACCCTAATGTGGATAATGGCCATTGATGGCTTGTTTTTGCTCGAGTTTCTTACGAACAAAGATGATTCTGAAGCAGCTCATTTAGTTGACTCCGCGGGAAAAAAATTGTACCACGACTCGATCCTAAGTGATGTCATGCTGCTTGAGAACCAAATCCCTTTCTTTCTGTTCAGCAAAATCAGATCCATCCAATACTCGCAAGACGATCTTCATGATAACTGTTTGCCGTCGATCTTGACGACTTTTTGTCACTCGATTTCTCCTGTCAAACTAAAGGCCTTTCCTTTGACCGGAGTTCTCGATCGTTCCCATTTGTTAGACCTTTTGTACCATATGATCGTGCCCGAATTGGCAGACCAGTTAACTCAAGAAGCCCCCGCGACCCAAAAGAGTGTTACCGAGTCCAAATCAAGCCAACAAGCCGATTCAGCTAATTCCTATCAAATTTTCACTACCCTTTGGAAAATCTTATCCAGCCTTAAAATTACCAAGAAAATAGCAGACAATGTTAAGAAGATTATTACTGGGGTCCCGGCGCTGTCCTTCCTAGCTGCGAAAGCCGAAGAAAGCATAAAATCCGAAAATTCGCAACCCAAGCCGGTTCAAGTAGAGAAAATCATGATACCTTCAGCTTCAAACCTTTCCAAATTTGCAGGGGTGGAATTCTGCCCAAGCAGCCCAACCACTGGTGACATTTTGACGATTAAGTTCgatgagaaggaaaagaaattttACCTTCCGATCATCACCTTGAACGTCCACTCGGAAGCTATAATACGAAACCTGATTGCGTACGAAGCATCGACGGTGTCCGACTCCCTAGTTTTTGCGCGGTACACTGAGTTACTAAACGGCATTATTGATACCGCCGAGGATGCAAAGTTGCTcagggaaaagaaaatcattGTAAATAAACTGAAAAGTGATGATGAGGTCTTGCAACTGTTTGATGGGATTGGGAAATCTGTTCGGTTAACGAATGCTCCGTATTTCGATAAGACGATTGAGGATGTGAACAAGTTCTTCTATAATTCGCGGAGGTTTCGAATTTATTCCGGTGTGAGGAAGTATGTGTTTGGTTCTTGGAagattttgacattttttgCAGGCATTTTGCTCTTGTTGCTCACGGGTCTGCAGTCATTCTGTTCAGTTTATACCTGCCCTAATATGATCAACTCAGCTGTTCCTAATTAG
- the LOC131326893 gene encoding putative UPF0481 protein At3g02645 codes for MASNSIFESRSSERRWVNQISKIIDDEVKVDIIDIPVSIFRVPTTMSAFKPEAYTPQLIGLGPYHRFRPELYEMERYKVAAATRVRKEFRSLEFKQLVDMLSEVESSVRACYHKFLDIDGDTLAWIMAIDGLFLLDFLHSYVNKKDRLTSCTTTALLADASGKSLARSEILSDIVMLENQIPIFVLSKILTIQTSRPDVRNNLLPSILTGFCQALSPLKLREDLPLISRISDHSHLLDLLYHLIVPELPGPNGPGNGEQGAAFNIDGKQNADSGNSNTIFVEFWNLFSKLTIFSKFTKPIRVVIGLPWKYITGLLGISKGNETSTPEGDEENKTPKVEEIMIPSVSNLRDVGVEFFPTSGGITSIRFDKTTGKFYLPVITLNVNSEVVMRNLVAYEASIASESLVFARYTELMNGIVDTAADATLLREKKIIVNSLKSDAEVSELFNGMSKSVRLTNVSYIDKAIGDANSYFFSSKKVRVYTSMKKYVYGSWRFLTIVAVILIILMTALESFCSVYTCTNIYVSTSS; via the coding sequence ATGGCCTCGAACTCAATCTTTGAATCGAGATCTAGCGAACGACGATGGGTGAACCAAATAAGCAAAATCATTGATGACGAAGTTAAGGTCGATATCATCGATATTCCGGTTTCGATTTTTCGTGTTCCCACAACCATGAGCGCTTTCAAGCCAGAAGCGTATACCCCTCAGCTCATAGGCCTGGGGCCGTATCATCGATTCAGGCCCGAGCTCTATGAGATGGAGAGGTACAAAGTTGCCGCGGCGACTAGAGTTCGGAAGGAGTTCAGAAGCCTCGAATTCAAGCAACTTGTCGATATGCTCAGCGAGGTTGAGTCTAGTGTCCGAGCTTGTTACCATAAGTTCTTGGACATTGATGGCGATACCCTAGCCTGGATCATGGCCATCGATGGGTTGTTCTTGCTCGATTTTCTCCATAGCTACGTGAACAAAAAAGATCGCCTTACCTCTTGTACAACAACCGCTCTTTTAGCTGACGCTTCCGGGAAAAGCCTGGCACGAAGCGAAATCCTCAGCGACATAGTGATGCTAGAAAACCAAATTCCGATCTTCGTTTTGAGCAAGATCTTGACCATCCAAACTTCCAGGCCTGACGTGCGTAACAATCTGCTGCCCTCGATCTTGACGGGTTTCTGCCAAGCGCTTTCGCCTCTCAAGTTGAGGGAGGATCTCCCTTTGATCTCCCGAATTTCCGATCATTCGCATTTGTTGGACCTCTTGTACCACTTGATCGTGCCCGAATTGCCGGGGCCCAACGGCCCTGGCAATGGGGAACAAGGAGCGGCGTTCAACATAGACGGAAAGCAGAACGCGGATTCCGGTAATTCGAATACgatttttgttgagttttggaACTTGTTTTCGAAACTAACTATCTTCAGTAAGTTTACCAAACCCATTAGGGTGGTAATTGGCCTTCCATGGAAGTATATCACTGGTCTGCTTGGGATTTCGAAAGGTAACGAAACTAGCACCCCCGAAGGTGACGAGGAAAACAAAACTCCTAAAGTAGAGGAGATCATGATTCCTTCGGTTTCAAACCTCCGCGACGTCGGAGTAGAGTTCTTCCCCACTTCCGGCGGCATCACGAGCATCAGATTCGACAAGACCACGGGAAAATTCTACCTCCCCGTCATCACCCTGAACGTCAACTCCGAAGTGGTAATGCGAAACTTGGTGGCCTACGAAGCCTCAATAGCATCGGAATCCCTTGTTTTCGCGCGGTACACGGAGCTAATGAACGGGATCGTAGACACGGCAGCAGACGCAACGCTGCTGAGGGAAAAGAAGATCATCGTAAACAGTCTGAAGAGCGATGCCGAAGTTTCGGAGCTCTTCAACGGGATGAGCAAATCCGTTCGGCTCACGAACGTGTCGTATATTGACAAGGCCATTGGAGATGCCAACAGCTACTTCTTCAGCTCGAAGAAGGTTAGGGTTTACACGTCCATGAAGAAGTACGTGTATGGGTCTTGGAGGTTTCTTACGATTGTTGCAGTTATCTTGATCATATTGATGACGGCTCTTGAGTCATTTTGCTCAGTTTATACTTGTACTAATATTTATGTTAGCACAAGTAGCTAA